In the genome of Candidatus Reidiella endopervernicosa, one region contains:
- a CDS encoding form I ribulose bisphosphate carboxylase large subunit, with protein sequence MAEKSYNAGVKEYRETYWMPEYTPKDTDILACFKVTPQPGVPREEVAAAVAAESSTGTWTTVWTDLLTDLDHYKGRAYSIEDVPGDDTCFYAFVAYPIDLFEEGSVVNVMTSLVGNVFGFKALRALRLEDIRFPVAYVMTCNGPPQGIQVERDLLNKYGRPMLGCTIKPKLGLSAKNYGRACYEGLRGGLDFTKDDENVNSQPFMRWRHRFDFVMEAIQKAEAETGERKGHYLNVTAPTSDEMMKRAEYAKEIGAPIIMHDYITGGWAANTQLAQWCQDNGMLLHIHRAMHAVLDRNPHHGIHFRVLTKILRLSGGDHLHSGTVVGKLEGDREATLGWIDIMRDSYVKEDRSRGIFFDQDWGSMPGVLPVASGGIHVWHMPALVNIFGDDSVLQFGGGTLGHPWGNAAGAAANRVAVEACVEARNSGRELEKEGKEILTAAAAHSPELKMAMETWKEIKFEFDTVDKLDVSHK encoded by the coding sequence ATGGCTGAAAAGAGCTATAACGCGGGTGTAAAAGAGTACCGCGAAACATACTGGATGCCCGAGTACACCCCCAAGGATACCGATATTCTTGCGTGCTTTAAGGTTACCCCACAGCCGGGTGTACCGCGTGAAGAGGTTGCTGCCGCTGTAGCTGCTGAATCTTCAACCGGCACCTGGACCACCGTATGGACTGACCTGCTGACCGATCTCGATCACTACAAGGGTCGTGCCTACTCTATCGAAGACGTACCGGGTGATGACACCTGCTTCTACGCCTTCGTTGCCTACCCAATCGATCTGTTCGAAGAGGGTTCGGTTGTAAACGTAATGACCTCACTGGTCGGTAACGTATTCGGCTTTAAGGCGCTGCGTGCTCTGCGTCTCGAAGATATCCGCTTCCCTGTTGCCTATGTAATGACCTGTAATGGACCACCTCAGGGTATCCAGGTCGAGCGCGATCTGCTCAACAAGTACGGTCGTCCAATGCTCGGTTGCACCATCAAGCCTAAGCTCGGTCTCTCGGCCAAGAACTACGGTCGTGCCTGCTACGAGGGTCTGCGTGGTGGTCTCGACTTCACCAAGGATGACGAGAACGTTAACTCACAGCCCTTCATGCGCTGGCGTCACCGTTTCGACTTCGTTATGGAAGCGATCCAGAAGGCAGAGGCCGAGACCGGCGAGCGTAAGGGTCACTACCTGAACGTTACCGCGCCTACCTCTGATGAGATGATGAAGCGCGCCGAGTACGCCAAGGAGATCGGTGCTCCGATCATCATGCACGACTACATCACCGGCGGTTGGGCAGCCAACACCCAGCTGGCACAGTGGTGTCAGGACAACGGCATGCTGCTGCACATTCACCGTGCGATGCACGCGGTACTCGACCGTAACCCCCACCACGGTATCCACTTCCGTGTACTGACCAAGATCCTGCGTCTCTCCGGTGGTGATCACCTCCACTCAGGTACCGTTGTCGGTAAGCTCGAAGGCGACCGCGAGGCAACCCTCGGCTGGATCGACATCATGCGCGACTCCTACGTCAAGGAAGACCGTTCACGCGGTATCTTCTTCGATCAGGACTGGGGCTCAATGCCTGGCGTACTTCCTGTTGCCTCTGGTGGTATCCACGTGTGGCACATGCCCGCGCTGGTTAACATCTTCGGTGATGACTCTGTACTGCAGTTCGGTGGCGGTACGCTGGGTCACCCCTGGGGTAATGCTGCAGGTGCTGCTGCTAACCGTGTTGCGGTTGAGGCCTGTGTTGAGGCGCGTAACTCAGGTCGTGAGCTGGAGAAGGAGGGTAAGGAGATCCTTACCGCCGCAGCAGCACACAGCCCAGAGCTGAAGATGGCGATGGAGACCTGGAAGGAGATCAAGTTCGAGTTCGATACCGTCGACAAACTGGACGTTTCTCACAAGTAA
- a CDS encoding CDGSH iron-sulfur domain-containing protein, protein MSESVKFKFPGTQIDVEWDSRLCIHMGECGQAEGELFEGGREPWCKPDLVDLDNVVDVIERCPSGALTYETKDGSTTETVADENTLLVSYNGPYFLKGDLDIEGAGDDMPGVRYRAALCRCGKSKNKPFCDNQHENISFHDFGAVGEQGTALEITSGKLSVKALPNGPLLIDGNLSILSSSGRSAWSGTNAALCRCGASKNKPFCDGSHKTVNFDSSN, encoded by the coding sequence ATGAGTGAGAGCGTCAAATTCAAATTCCCCGGCACCCAGATTGATGTGGAGTGGGACAGTCGGCTCTGTATTCATATGGGCGAGTGCGGTCAGGCGGAGGGTGAGCTGTTTGAGGGTGGACGTGAACCCTGGTGTAAACCCGATCTGGTCGATCTCGACAATGTGGTCGATGTGATTGAGCGCTGTCCGAGTGGGGCGCTGACCTACGAGACGAAGGACGGGAGCACCACCGAAACTGTCGCTGATGAGAACACCCTGCTGGTCTCCTACAACGGCCCCTATTTTCTTAAGGGTGATCTCGATATTGAGGGTGCTGGCGACGATATGCCTGGCGTCCGCTACCGGGCTGCACTCTGTCGCTGCGGAAAGTCGAAGAACAAACCCTTCTGCGACAACCAGCACGAGAACATCAGCTTCCACGATTTCGGTGCCGTGGGTGAACAGGGAACAGCCCTGGAGATAACCAGCGGAAAGCTATCGGTCAAGGCGCTACCGAACGGTCCTCTGCTGATCGACGGCAATCTCTCCATTCTCAGTAGCAGTGGTCGGAGCGCCTGGAGCGGCACCAACGCTGCACTCTGTCGCTGTGGTGCCTCGAAGAACAAACCCTTCTGTGACGGCAGCCATAAAACCGTCAACTTCGATAGCAGTAATTAG
- the dinB gene encoding DNA polymerase IV — translation MSDPLVALVDLDAFFAQIEQLENPQYRGKPVIIGGRPGGRGVVATASYEARTFGVHSAMPTNTAYRLCPDGIFLRGDMAKYSDYSRRIFEALHDVTPVVEKASVDEFYLDLSGMEKLSGSAKEIGTRCKAVIKEATGLTCSIGIGPNRLIAKLASEYRKPDGLTVVSKNQINRFLDALPLKAMRGIGPKTLKRIAKLNVETIGQLRERYTLSELQQAVGERTGSNLYHQSRGSYPERSATHRPRHSVSKETTFSEDISDPQQLKQIMQKLAFMWRVH, via the coding sequence GTGAGTGATCCCCTGGTCGCACTGGTCGATCTGGATGCATTCTTTGCACAGATCGAGCAGCTCGAGAATCCTCAATATCGTGGCAAGCCGGTCATCATCGGTGGCCGCCCAGGCGGTCGTGGTGTGGTTGCCACCGCCTCCTATGAGGCGCGTACCTTTGGGGTTCACTCTGCGATGCCGACCAACACCGCCTATCGCCTCTGCCCCGATGGCATCTTCCTACGCGGCGATATGGCCAAATACTCAGACTACTCGCGGCGTATCTTTGAGGCGCTACATGACGTGACGCCAGTCGTAGAGAAGGCATCGGTTGATGAGTTCTATCTCGATCTCTCGGGGATGGAAAAGTTAAGCGGTTCAGCAAAAGAGATAGGGACACGATGTAAGGCGGTCATTAAAGAGGCGACTGGTCTCACCTGCTCGATCGGTATCGGTCCAAACAGATTAATAGCTAAACTCGCCTCGGAATATCGAAAACCGGATGGTCTGACCGTTGTTAGTAAAAACCAGATCAACCGCTTTCTCGATGCACTCCCACTCAAGGCGATGCGGGGGATCGGACCCAAGACCCTTAAGCGCATTGCCAAACTGAATGTGGAGACCATCGGACAACTCAGAGAGCGCTACACCCTGTCTGAACTGCAGCAGGCGGTTGGAGAGCGTACTGGTAGCAATCTCTATCATCAGTCGCGTGGTAGCTATCCAGAGCGCAGCGCAACACATAGGCCACGACACTCCGTATCGAAAGAGACAACCTTTAGTGAAGATATTAGTGATCCACAACAGCTAAAGCAGATTATGCAAAAACTTGCCTTTATGTGGCGCGTACACTAA
- a CDS encoding transposase: protein MTRKRKPYKTYTKEFKLEAVRLMDESDRPATDIAMELGIRRNQLYKWKEQLSNKGNKAFEGPGRPKKQDQSEVTTLRQENERLKEELEILKKAAAYFARISSEVRLYSIAQHKASNYTALSCA from the coding sequence ATGACTAGAAAACGCAAGCCATATAAGACCTACACCAAAGAGTTCAAATTAGAAGCGGTTCGCCTGATGGATGAGTCTGATAGACCAGCCACTGATATCGCTATGGAGCTTGGTATTCGGCGTAATCAACTCTACAAATGGAAAGAGCAGTTATCCAACAAAGGAAACAAAGCCTTTGAAGGTCCGGGAAGGCCAAAGAAGCAGGATCAAAGCGAAGTCACCACCCTTCGCCAAGAGAATGAACGGCTGAAAGAGGAGCTTGAAATCCTAAAAAAAGCCGCCGCGTACTTTGCGAGGATCTCAAGTGAAGTACGCCTTTATTCAATCGCTCAGCACAAAGCATCGAATTATACGGCTCTGTCATGCGCTTGA
- a CDS encoding SDR family NAD(P)-dependent oxidoreductase translates to MTSPPPTDDQYDEDINETLITGNSSGLGRGFSSTPLNRVGRSMACSRRGCDLAGVHDQQCDLADFDAVPNALNHLLGGVDRLDLVILNAGMLGEIKPMHETSLEALREITDINVWSNKVVLDWLLESGIAVGQIVAISSGAAVLGNKGWSGYTLTKAALNMVMRLYSHEFPDTHLSAIAPGLIDSAIMDYLCIEPDVEEYQALARIREARGTEVMPKPRQAAERVMGILDELKQFESGSFVDIREIIAPEEYAALMAARNRAKPQ, encoded by the coding sequence ATAACAAGCCCTCCTCCAACAGACGATCAATACGACGAGGATATAAATGAAACTCTTATCACCGGTAACAGCAGCGGCCTGGGTCGCGGCTTCTCGAGTACGCCCTTGAACAGGGTTGGGAGGTCTATGGCTTGCAGTCGTCGCGGTTGTGATCTGGCGGGTGTGCACGATCAGCAGTGCGACCTGGCCGACTTCGATGCGGTTCCTAACGCTTTGAATCACCTGCTTGGCGGCGTTGATCGGCTCGACCTGGTAATTCTAAACGCCGGCATGCTCGGCGAGATCAAGCCGATGCACGAGACCTCGCTGGAGGCACTGCGTGAGATCACCGACATCAACGTCTGGTCGAACAAGGTGGTACTCGACTGGCTACTGGAGAGCGGTATCGCGGTGGGACAGATCGTGGCGATCTCCTCCGGTGCGGCGGTACTCGGTAACAAGGGGTGGAGCGGTTACACCCTCACCAAGGCGGCGCTCAATATGGTGATGCGTCTCTACTCACACGAATTCCCCGACACCCACCTCTCGGCCATCGCACCGGGGCTGATCGACTCAGCAATCATGGACTACCTCTGCATCGAACCCGATGTTGAGGAGTATCAAGCGCTGGCCCGTATCCGCGAGGCACGCGGTACCGAAGTAATGCCTAAACCGCGCCAGGCGGCCGAGCGGGTAATGGGGATATTGGATGAACTGAAGCAGTTCGAGAGCGGCAGCTTTGTCGATATTCGCGAGATCATTGCACCCGAAGAGTATGCGGCGCTGATGGCAGCAAGAAATAGAGCCAAACCCCAGTAG
- a CDS encoding class II fructose-bisphosphate aldolase — protein MPLVQMKDMLRHAYDNQYAVGAFDVVSLELLQGVIHAAEQCRAPVILGLAEPHLQHFDIELLAPAVEAAARRSSVPVAIHYDHGSGVEGAVNGVRHGCNGVMFDGSHMPLQENIETTKAVVAMAHGIGVPVEAELGYIPDNSDELVFTSVEEARGFVRLTGADFLAVSIGTVHGRLVGKPRLDFQRLKQINKALQIPLVLHGSSGLSDDHFRKLIASGIAKVNYFTAITDRVAELLRNNAKDADDNYLKLHSGVRESVEEEAGRLMRVWGSAGRAAEVMEQCQPWHGIEYMLKFNLPGVDAEEEELITRKGRKILMKIPGVREVMVGKAYNDSSSQRHCWQLRLASPAVAEILKRNHDFLGFSRRYLRDEATELTGAGYQQSKVA, from the coding sequence ATGCCACTGGTACAGATGAAGGACATGCTACGCCACGCCTACGACAACCAGTACGCGGTTGGCGCCTTCGACGTGGTGAGCCTGGAGCTGTTGCAGGGGGTGATCCACGCCGCCGAGCAGTGTCGTGCACCGGTCATTCTCGGTCTGGCCGAGCCGCATCTGCAGCACTTCGATATCGAACTGCTCGCCCCTGCGGTGGAGGCGGCTGCACGGCGTAGCAGTGTGCCGGTGGCGATCCACTACGACCACGGTAGTGGTGTGGAGGGAGCGGTGAATGGTGTTCGCCACGGCTGTAATGGTGTGATGTTTGACGGCTCTCACATGCCGCTGCAGGAGAATATCGAGACCACTAAGGCGGTGGTGGCGATGGCGCATGGCATCGGTGTGCCGGTTGAGGCAGAGCTCGGTTACATCCCCGATAATAGTGATGAGCTGGTCTTTACATCGGTGGAGGAGGCACGTGGTTTTGTGCGTCTTACTGGGGCCGACTTTCTTGCCGTCTCAATCGGTACCGTACACGGGCGGCTGGTTGGTAAACCGCGCCTCGACTTTCAGCGTCTGAAGCAGATCAACAAGGCACTACAGATCCCGCTGGTGCTGCACGGCAGCTCTGGTCTTAGCGATGATCACTTTCGCAAACTGATCGCCAGTGGCATCGCCAAGGTCAACTACTTCACCGCCATTACCGATCGTGTAGCAGAACTGCTACGCAATAACGCCAAGGATGCCGATGACAACTACCTGAAGCTCCACAGCGGCGTCAGAGAGAGTGTGGAAGAGGAGGCGGGTCGACTGATGCGCGTCTGGGGCAGCGCCGGTCGCGCTGCAGAGGTGATGGAGCAGTGCCAGCCGTGGCACGGCATTGAGTACATGCTCAAGTTCAATCTCCCCGGCGTCGATGCCGAAGAGGAGGAACTGATTACCCGCAAGGGCAGAAAGATCCTGATGAAGATCCCCGGTGTACGCGAAGTGATGGTCGGCAAGGCCTACAACGATAGCTCGTCACAGCGCCACTGCTGGCAGCTGCGTCTGGCCAGCCCCGCCGTGGCTGAGATACTTAAACGTAATCACGATTTCCTGGGATTTAGTCGACGCTACCTACGGGATGAAGCGACCGAGCTGACAGGGGCTGGTTATCAGCAATCGAAGGTGGCTTGA
- a CDS encoding CbbQ/NirQ/NorQ/GpvN family protein: MTDITVDPDQYVIKKEPYYEAVGREVALYEAAYNARMPMMLKGPTGCGKSRFVEYMAHKLGKPLITVACNEDMTASDLVGRFLLDKDGTKWQDGPLATAARIGAICYLDEVVEARQDTTVVIHPLTDHRRTLPLDKKGELIEAHPDFQLVISYNPGYQSLMKDLKQSTKQRFGGLDFDYPEAEIETAIVSKESGVDPVTAGKLVQIAHRARNLKGHGLDEGISTRLLVYAGQLISKGIDATEACSMTMVTPLTDDPDMRDTLDAAVQTFFG, encoded by the coding sequence ATGACCGATATTACAGTTGATCCCGATCAGTACGTTATCAAGAAGGAACCCTACTACGAGGCGGTCGGCAGGGAGGTTGCGCTCTACGAGGCGGCCTACAACGCCCGCATGCCGATGATGCTCAAGGGGCCAACCGGCTGCGGTAAGTCGCGCTTTGTCGAGTACATGGCACACAAGCTCGGCAAGCCGTTGATCACCGTCGCCTGTAACGAGGATATGACCGCCTCCGATCTGGTTGGTCGTTTCCTGCTCGATAAGGATGGCACCAAGTGGCAGGACGGGCCGCTGGCCACCGCCGCTCGCATCGGTGCGATCTGCTACCTCGATGAGGTGGTCGAGGCGCGTCAGGATACAACCGTTGTTATCCACCCGCTGACCGACCACCGTCGCACCCTGCCGCTCGACAAAAAGGGTGAGCTGATTGAGGCGCACCCCGACTTCCAGCTGGTGATCTCCTACAACCCCGGTTACCAGAGCCTGATGAAGGATCTGAAACAGTCGACCAAGCAGCGTTTTGGTGGACTCGACTTCGACTACCCGGAGGCGGAGATCGAGACCGCGATCGTCTCCAAGGAGTCGGGTGTCGATCCTGTGACCGCTGGCAAGCTGGTACAGATTGCCCATCGTGCTCGTAACCTCAAGGGTCACGGTCTTGATGAAGGTATCTCGACCCGTCTGCTGGTCTACGCGGGTCAGCTGATCAGCAAGGGAATCGATGCCACCGAGGCGTGTTCGATGACCATGGTCACCCCGCTGACTGACGATCCCGATATGCGCGACACGCTCGACGCAGCGGTACAGACCTTCTTCGGCTAA
- a CDS encoding IS3 family transposase, with the protein MKYAFIQSLSTKHRIIRLCHALDVSVNGYYSWCNRPESKRSIEDRQLTAKIKLFHKASRQIYGSPRIHKDLQEMGERVGVNRVARLMRANDIASKMARKFVITTNSKNTMQPAPDLLKREFDVERPDKAWVSDTTLIPTRQGWLYLAVIIDLYSRHVIGWAMSNHNNTLLVQDALTMAIWRRGRVESVVVHSDQGSTYTSGDYQRLLKESSLRCSMSRKGECLDNAVAESFFGTLKTELVDYEDYKTKQEAKQSLFEYIEVFYNRRRRHSYLGYVSPAEYEAKCAS; encoded by the coding sequence GTGAAGTACGCCTTTATTCAATCGCTCAGCACAAAGCATCGAATTATACGGCTCTGTCATGCGCTTGATGTATCAGTGAATGGCTACTATTCATGGTGCAACCGACCTGAAAGCAAGCGCTCCATTGAGGATCGCCAGCTCACCGCTAAAATAAAGCTGTTTCACAAGGCAAGTCGGCAGATCTATGGATCGCCTCGCATCCATAAAGATCTGCAAGAGATGGGCGAACGTGTTGGTGTTAATCGTGTGGCCAGACTGATGAGGGCAAATGACATTGCCTCTAAGATGGCTAGAAAGTTTGTCATAACGACTAACTCAAAGAACACGATGCAGCCCGCGCCAGATCTGCTTAAGCGAGAGTTTGATGTGGAAAGACCTGATAAAGCCTGGGTCTCTGACACCACCTTGATACCGACGCGGCAAGGGTGGCTTTATCTGGCCGTCATCATTGATCTCTATTCAAGGCATGTCATTGGCTGGGCTATGAGCAACCATAACAACACTCTACTGGTGCAGGACGCACTCACGATGGCTATCTGGCGAAGAGGCCGAGTAGAGTCTGTAGTTGTGCACTCAGACCAGGGCAGCACCTATACTTCAGGTGACTACCAGAGGCTGTTGAAAGAGAGCTCATTACGCTGCAGCATGAGCCGTAAAGGTGAATGCCTGGATAATGCGGTGGCGGAAAGTTTCTTCGGTACACTTAAGACCGAACTGGTAGATTACGAAGATTACAAAACCAAACAGGAAGCAAAGCAGAGTCTGTTTGAATACATCGAAGTCTTTTATAACAGACGCAGGCGTCACTCGTACTTGGGGTATGTAAGTCCTGCAGAATACGAGGCAAAGTGTGCCTCTTAA
- a CDS encoding DsrE family protein → MKTILIALITLYAGLTLAEESARYVEPPYEEPKVVYDFYLDDPEKINSALYWIRSLINPLTEAPYNYAPEFMDIKVVIHGTEIATVAKKNYAQYEEAVERMRYYAALGVEFKVCNLAATDYDYQVADFYEFIEVVPSAFPELVHWQQQGYALITPQVFTRTRTIEEDR, encoded by the coding sequence ATGAAGACTATTCTGATCGCGCTCATCACTCTCTACGCAGGCCTCACTCTGGCCGAAGAGAGCGCCCGCTATGTCGAGCCACCCTACGAGGAGCCAAAGGTGGTCTATGACTTCTACCTGGATGACCCGGAGAAGATCAACTCGGCGCTCTACTGGATTCGCTCGCTGATCAATCCCCTCACTGAAGCACCCTATAACTACGCGCCGGAGTTTATGGATATCAAGGTGGTGATCCACGGCACCGAGATCGCGACGGTGGCGAAGAAGAACTATGCGCAGTATGAGGAAGCGGTCGAGCGAATGCGTTATTACGCCGCTCTGGGTGTGGAGTTCAAGGTATGTAATCTAGCTGCTACCGATTATGACTATCAGGTTGCCGATTTTTATGAATTTATCGAAGTTGTCCCTTCGGCATTTCCTGAACTGGTGCATTGGCAGCAGCAAGGGTACGCACTGATTACACCACAGGTCTTTACTCGTACCCGGACGATTGAAGAGGATCGTTAG
- a CDS encoding ribulose bisphosphate carboxylase small subunit: protein MSDMQDYNSSLADNASRKFETFSYLPSMDADQTRTQIEYIVSKGWNPSIEHTEPQNASGSYWYMWKLPMFGETDVDAILAELEACHKAHPDNHVRLLGLDNFAQCAGASMVVYRGVAA from the coding sequence ATGAGTGATATGCAAGATTACAATTCGAGCCTGGCCGATAACGCCAGCCGCAAGTTTGAGACCTTCTCATACCTGCCGTCCATGGACGCGGATCAGACCCGCACACAGATCGAGTACATCGTGAGCAAGGGCTGGAACCCATCAATCGAGCACACCGAGCCGCAGAATGCGTCGGGTAGCTACTGGTACATGTGGAAGCTGCCTATGTTCGGTGAGACCGACGTAGATGCGATCCTGGCTGAGCTGGAGGCGTGCCACAAGGCGCACCCAGACAATCACGTTCGTCTGCTGGGCCTGGATAACTTTGCCCAGTGCGCAGGTGCCTCGATGGTTGTCTACCGCGGAGTCGCTGCATAA
- a CDS encoding nitric oxide reductase activation protein NorD: MSINLEDYEEFLQDAAPEVRDVLDGTFQEAARIMSPAGLRDYMDGAKGLCNLGRGSDVVITYLQEMPQVAKECGEDVIPDVITAAMKLASMVSGEVVGLLFSSLPSAARNLGDAELLRGYLTLIHQLSGTAARGLRPMLNHMDELLSKLTISGLRRWANFGAQAYRRDFNNLTAYFNLESADSKAMLQKERRGVLFIRVQRKLNFYLRALWGRDFFLRPTGADYTDFKPYIESRIFHMPDAVDDLGETSGLELYRATAAHMAAHMSYTTKPISAEQLSPAQMYFIGMLEDARIEYKAVNEFPGLKKLWGTLLAHDYETAVEHPTMELLEDVAQMLLDSNASCGDEELNAFAQRFHEQVVEKQDDNSFSWHMGMELFNIFSARKEVPSLRILERNRISYRDDNRFIWEFEEFDFNLGKEYIPASQRQVRKRMSVIEMANEVDCELAGDDAQEIWTCDTEMYPYEDDLSENQKSFNDMWGKEPVSEPFHYQEWDYQIQLARPDWSTVYERRQPKGDVDDIEQILTDYKPIAHRIKQIIDLLTPEGVQRVRNMEDGDEIDLNAAIDAMVSIRMGEQPNPRITMRNVLKNRDLSVVVLLDLSESTNEKMAGSDKTVLELTREAATLVATAIEGIGDPFALHGFASDGRHDVQYYRFKDFNQHFDNEAKSRLAGMKGGLSTRMGAALRHAGHHLLKQPERRKLILLVTDGEPADIDERDPQHLRHDTKKAVEELYSHGVLSYCLTLDPNADSYVKRIFGESNYTIIDNVDRLPEKLPTLFASLTS; the protein is encoded by the coding sequence ATGAGCATTAACCTCGAAGATTACGAAGAGTTTCTGCAGGATGCCGCACCGGAGGTGCGCGACGTGCTTGATGGCACCTTCCAGGAGGCGGCTCGCATCATGTCGCCTGCCGGACTGCGGGACTATATGGATGGCGCCAAGGGGCTCTGCAATCTGGGGCGCGGCAGTGATGTCGTTATCACCTACCTGCAGGAGATGCCGCAGGTTGCCAAGGAGTGTGGCGAGGATGTGATTCCCGATGTGATCACCGCGGCGATGAAACTCGCCTCGATGGTCTCCGGTGAGGTGGTTGGCCTGCTCTTTAGTAGCCTGCCCTCCGCCGCACGTAATCTCGGTGATGCCGAGCTGCTACGCGGCTACCTGACCCTGATCCACCAGCTCTCTGGTACCGCTGCACGCGGCCTGCGCCCGATGCTCAACCATATGGATGAGCTGCTTTCGAAGCTGACCATCAGCGGCCTGCGCCGCTGGGCCAACTTTGGTGCCCAGGCCTACCGCCGCGATTTCAACAACCTGACCGCCTACTTCAATCTTGAATCGGCTGATAGCAAGGCGATGCTGCAGAAGGAGCGCCGCGGTGTACTCTTTATCAGGGTGCAGCGTAAGCTCAACTTCTACCTGCGCGCACTCTGGGGCCGTGATTTCTTCCTGCGTCCTACCGGCGCCGATTACACCGACTTCAAGCCCTACATCGAGAGCCGCATCTTCCATATGCCGGATGCGGTCGATGATCTCGGCGAGACCAGTGGACTGGAGCTCTACCGCGCTACCGCCGCACATATGGCGGCACATATGTCCTACACTACCAAGCCGATCTCGGCCGAGCAGCTCAGCCCGGCACAGATGTACTTTATCGGCATGCTCGAGGATGCTCGTATCGAGTACAAGGCGGTCAACGAATTCCCCGGTCTGAAGAAGCTGTGGGGAACGCTGCTCGCCCACGACTATGAGACGGCGGTTGAGCATCCGACCATGGAGCTTCTGGAGGATGTGGCGCAGATGCTGCTCGACAGCAACGCCTCTTGCGGTGATGAAGAGCTCAACGCCTTCGCCCAGCGCTTCCATGAGCAGGTTGTCGAGAAGCAGGACGACAACAGCTTCTCCTGGCACATGGGCATGGAGCTGTTCAACATCTTCTCCGCCCGCAAGGAGGTGCCGAGCCTACGCATCCTTGAACGCAACCGCATCTCCTACCGCGACGACAACCGCTTTATCTGGGAGTTCGAGGAGTTCGACTTCAACCTCGGTAAGGAGTACATCCCCGCCAGCCAGCGTCAGGTGCGCAAGCGGATGAGTGTCATCGAGATGGCCAACGAGGTCGACTGTGAGCTGGCCGGTGACGATGCGCAGGAGATCTGGACCTGCGATACGGAGATGTACCCCTACGAGGATGATCTCAGCGAGAACCAGAAGAGCTTCAATGACATGTGGGGCAAGGAGCCGGTCTCCGAGCCGTTCCACTACCAGGAGTGGGACTACCAGATCCAGCTGGCGCGGCCCGACTGGTCAACAGTCTATGAGCGCCGCCAGCCGAAGGGTGATGTCGATGACATCGAACAGATCCTTACCGACTACAAGCCAATTGCCCATCGCATTAAACAGATTATCGATCTGCTCACCCCCGAGGGTGTGCAGCGGGTGCGCAATATGGAGGATGGTGACGAGATCGATCTCAATGCCGCTATCGATGCGATGGTTTCGATCCGCATGGGCGAGCAGCCCAATCCACGCATCACCATGCGCAACGTACTGAAGAATCGCGACCTCTCGGTGGTGGTGCTGCTCGACCTCTCCGAGTCGACCAACGAGAAGATGGCTGGATCGGACAAGACCGTACTGGAGCTGACTCGTGAGGCGGCGACACTGGTCGCCACCGCCATTGAAGGTATCGGCGATCCCTTTGCACTGCACGGTTTCGCCTCCGATGGGCGTCACGATGTGCAGTACTACCGCTTCAAAGACTTCAATCAACACTTCGACAATGAGGCAAAATCACGCCTGGCAGGAATGAAGGGTGGTCTCTCGACCCGCATGGGTGCGGCACTGCGCCACGCCGGTCACCACCTGCTCAAACAGCCTGAGCGTCGCAAGCTGATCCTGTTGGTCACCGATGGTGAGCCGGCCGATATCGACGAGCGTGATCCGCAACATCTGCGCCACGACACCAAGAAGGCGGTCGAGGAGCTCTACAGTCACGGCGTGCTCAGCTACTGCCTGACACTCGATCCCAACGCCGACAGCTACGTTAAGCGCATCTTCGGCGAGAGCAACTACACCATTATCGACAATGTCGATCGTCTACCGGAGAAGCTGCCGACCCTGTTCGCCAGCCTGACCAGTTAG
- a CDS encoding alkaline phosphatase family protein: protein MGSEAPFDGASRDDFNFDGDKKVHVSQFKQGKLSDEWDLIALDQDPFHNTTDALQQMFAEAPGYWGGDKPDMGGFILNNANDQVMETFSPEQLPVLNGLARNFGISDRWFSSVPGGTDMNRAFSVTGSAFNKLGTWEG from the coding sequence ATCGGTTCAGAAGCGCCGTTTGATGGTGCGAGCAGGGATGATTTTAATTTTGATGGCGATAAGAAGGTTCACGTCAGTCAGTTCAAGCAGGGCAAGCTCAGTGATGAGTGGGATCTCATTGCACTCGATCAGGACCCCTTCCACAACACCACCGACGCGCTGCAGCAGATGTTCGCCGAGGCGCCCGGCTACTGGGGTGGCGACAAGCCGGATATGGGTGGTTTTATTCTCAATAATGCCAATGACCAGGTGATGGAGACATTCAGTCCCGAACAGCTTCCGGTTCTAAACGGCCTGGCGCGCAATTTTGGTATTTCCGATCGATGGTTCTCATCCGTGCCCGGCGGCACCGATATGAATCGTGCCTTCTCCGTCACCGGCTCCGCCTTCAACAAGCTCGGAACCTGGGAGGGGTAA